A genomic region of Vitreimonas flagellata contains the following coding sequences:
- a CDS encoding DUF6456 domain-containing protein: MRVSGRRADDEAAARLTPGVVAYALDVPEARLIGNGGARPRSRSARQVAMYLCHVGFELSLSRLAVAFRRDRSTAPPLRRVVKRVCFNEDGLEALERAEGWPARSGKLALKMALAQLAAR; the protein is encoded by the coding sequence ATGAGGGTGTCTGGACGGCGCGCGGACGATGAAGCCGCTGCGCGTCTCACGCCCGGGGTCGTGGCCTATGCGCTTGATGTGCCGGAGGCGCGGCTGATCGGAAATGGCGGGGCTCGTCCGAGATCGCGTTCCGCGCGGCAAGTGGCGATGTATCTCTGCCATGTTGGCTTTGAGTTGAGCTTATCGCGCCTGGCCGTTGCGTTTCGCCGTGATCGCTCGACGGCCCCGCCGCTGCGGCGCGTGGTGAAGCGTGTGTGCTTCAATGAGGATGGGCTTGAAGCTTTAGAGCGCGCGGAAGGTTGGCCGGCGCGTTCGGGCAAGTTGGCGCTGAAGATGGCGTTGGCGCAATTGGCGGCGCGCTAA
- a CDS encoding SufE family protein, translating into MAGIDQTINDLADDFALLPDWEERISHVIELARSLEPISDAERTEENRVRGCISRVWLVSERRTDAPDKLYFRGDSDAHLVRGEIAMLLRIFSGRTPQEILSIDPKAVFERLGLKEALTAQRSNGLFSMMNRIQQEARDAA; encoded by the coding sequence ATGGCCGGCATCGACCAAACCATCAACGACCTTGCGGACGATTTCGCGCTCCTCCCGGACTGGGAGGAGCGCATTTCGCATGTGATCGAGCTCGCACGCTCGCTTGAGCCGATCAGCGATGCTGAGCGCACCGAGGAGAACCGCGTGCGCGGGTGCATCAGCCGCGTGTGGCTGGTCAGCGAACGCCGCACCGACGCACCGGACAAGCTGTATTTCCGCGGCGATTCCGACGCGCACCTTGTGCGCGGCGAGATCGCTATGCTCCTGCGCATCTTCTCCGGCCGCACGCCGCAGGAAATTCTCTCGATCGATCCGAAGGCCGTGTTCGAACGCCTTGGTTTGAAAGAAGCGCTGACAGCGCAGCGCTCCAACGGCCTCTTCTCGATGATGAACCGCATCCAGCAAGAAGCGCGCGACGCCGCTTAG
- a CDS encoding proton-conducting transporter membrane subunit, with amino-acid sequence MIGAYLDLARLHAPLLTLLVPLCGAALAFLLPGRLAWGVGVITAFATAFLGIDAVVRALLEVTPLTGTIEGVLLYADGIAIFAAALIAVALALLIMGAGAFVRDFPAPIAGLAIALVLCAGAGWIGAVFARDLLGVFAAIEFAWLASVGVLALSSDRGALNGASRMFVAGGVSSALFFLGAALMHRGVGGTDLATLPSAHIDAPGLAAAGMGLVLLSVALKAGIAPLNFWIGPAYGRAGRLAVLVLGAIGAVGGLSVLVRLASFALPAPAIGEGVSITLATLGAVSVVIGSVQAVGARNVLRLAAYAGAAQAGVALLCAALGSPAGFAAALVQMFAMLVATLALLGGVTFGAGGAEKFDALDGLGRRAPLASAAITAAAISLMGAPLTIGFLGRWRLVEAGVGAGWWWAAGAVIVTSLAGVFYGGRLVERVYFRRVTATQAQVDSELWRLAGAPLMLAAMLAIVWGLAPGVLLRAADGAAALMAGAP; translated from the coding sequence GTGATCGGCGCGTACCTCGATCTCGCGCGGCTACACGCACCGTTGCTGACGCTGCTCGTGCCGCTCTGCGGCGCTGCGCTTGCGTTCCTGCTGCCGGGGCGCCTGGCGTGGGGCGTTGGCGTGATCACTGCATTCGCCACTGCGTTTCTCGGTATCGACGCCGTCGTGCGCGCGCTGCTCGAAGTGACGCCGCTCACCGGCACGATTGAAGGCGTGCTGCTCTATGCGGACGGGATCGCGATCTTCGCAGCGGCGCTGATCGCTGTCGCATTGGCGTTGTTGATAATGGGCGCTGGCGCATTCGTGCGCGATTTCCCCGCGCCCATCGCTGGCTTGGCGATCGCGCTGGTTCTATGCGCGGGCGCTGGGTGGATCGGCGCGGTGTTTGCGCGCGATTTGCTCGGTGTGTTCGCTGCGATTGAGTTCGCTTGGCTGGCGAGCGTTGGCGTGCTGGCGCTTTCCTCCGATCGCGGCGCGCTCAATGGCGCTTCGCGCATGTTCGTTGCTGGCGGTGTGTCTTCGGCGCTCTTCTTCTTGGGCGCGGCGCTTATGCATCGCGGCGTCGGCGGCACGGATTTGGCGACCCTGCCGAGCGCACACATCGATGCACCCGGACTTGCCGCGGCGGGTATGGGGTTAGTGCTGCTCTCCGTGGCGCTGAAGGCTGGCATTGCGCCGCTCAATTTCTGGATCGGCCCGGCGTACGGCAGAGCGGGGCGTCTTGCGGTTTTGGTATTGGGCGCGATCGGCGCTGTGGGGGGCCTTTCCGTGCTGGTGAGGTTGGCCTCATTTGCGCTGCCTGCGCCGGCGATTGGCGAGGGTGTTTCGATTACGTTGGCGACTTTGGGTGCGGTGAGCGTCGTTATTGGCTCGGTGCAGGCCGTGGGCGCTCGCAATGTGTTGCGGCTGGCGGCATACGCAGGCGCTGCACAAGCGGGCGTGGCGTTGCTGTGCGCCGCACTCGGTTCGCCGGCTGGCTTTGCGGCGGCTCTGGTGCAGATGTTTGCGATGCTGGTCGCGACGCTGGCGCTGCTTGGTGGTGTCACGTTTGGCGCCGGCGGCGCTGAGAAGTTCGACGCGCTGGATGGTTTGGGCCGGCGCGCGCCGTTGGCGAGTGCGGCGATCACCGCGGCCGCGATCAGCCTGATGGGTGCGCCGCTAACGATTGGATTCCTTGGCCGTTGGCGCTTGGTGGAAGCTGGTGTCGGCGCCGGCTGGTGGTGGGCGGCGGGCGCGGTGATCGTGACCTCGCTTGCGGGTGTGTTCTATGGCGGGCGCTTGGTGGAGCGCGTCTATTTCCGGCGCGTGACGGCGACACAGGCGCAAGTCGATAGCGAGCTCTGGCGCTTGGCCGGCGCGCCGCTGATGCTGGCGGCGATGCTCGCGATCGTTTGGGGCTTGGCGCCTGGTGTGCTGCTGCGCGCGGCCGATGGCGCGGCGGCTTTGATGGCGGGAGCGCCATGA
- a CDS encoding proton-conducting transporter membrane subunit: MLALTLNPGFVLILAAFVLLATPRGFRAPTMAGAAILALWLLLDHEFGAASAMAQMGLPVVLLNLDALNRIFGIALLIALIPIAIYASARPNRYEDSAILLMFGGAVSALFVGDLISFVAAASLAGLAASWVTFCSTMEDAGRAASRLLIWHGIEGMLFLVGVALHISAGAEASVFARMDASSLGGVFIFAALLIRVGAPLAHVWLKDSVSHASPAGGAALSATTTMLGVYALARLFPAEPALIYIGAAMIVIGLFYLAAEDDLRRAASYGLTAQTGICVALIGFGSPLAMAAAEGTAFSAIFAFVAYQATLGSIVDRTGTARISTFTGLSRAMPITSFLLLGAGLAVSAVPGFALYATHAVALDAFAQWDTIALWALAAVTPAMLFICLALRPMLSIYRPLPRPLRMSEAPFSMLLGAGLATFFCASVGMAPRWLYDLMPAQLTFEAFALDRVAPQLELLGVAGLAAIAFRVFAIAPRDLPIQLYDIDALYRGPLAGAGRWGGVLMLRIYGAWQDVSRRIARAVANAAQAWVSRCDRPYAASISSFVQLASIGAALGLMLLLH, from the coding sequence ATGCTGGCGCTCACCCTTAATCCCGGCTTCGTGCTGATCTTGGCGGCATTTGTGCTGCTTGCGACGCCGCGCGGATTTCGTGCGCCGACGATGGCGGGCGCTGCGATCCTGGCGCTGTGGCTTCTGCTTGATCACGAATTCGGCGCGGCGTCGGCGATGGCGCAGATGGGCTTGCCCGTCGTGTTGCTCAATCTCGACGCGCTCAACCGCATCTTTGGCATTGCGCTGCTAATCGCGCTGATCCCGATTGCGATCTATGCGAGCGCGCGGCCCAATCGCTACGAGGATTCCGCGATCCTGCTGATGTTTGGCGGCGCGGTGTCTGCGTTGTTCGTCGGCGATTTGATTAGCTTTGTGGCGGCGGCGTCGCTGGCGGGGCTGGCGGCGTCTTGGGTGACATTCTGTTCGACGATGGAGGATGCAGGACGCGCCGCCTCGCGGCTGCTGATCTGGCACGGCATCGAGGGGATGTTGTTCCTGGTCGGCGTGGCGCTGCATATCTCCGCGGGGGCGGAGGCGTCCGTGTTCGCGCGCATGGACGCATCGAGCCTCGGCGGGGTGTTCATTTTCGCGGCGTTGCTGATCCGCGTGGGCGCGCCATTGGCGCATGTGTGGCTGAAGGATTCGGTGTCGCATGCCTCGCCCGCCGGCGGCGCCGCGCTGTCGGCCACAACGACGATGCTCGGCGTCTATGCCTTGGCGCGATTGTTTCCGGCCGAGCCCGCGCTGATCTATATCGGCGCCGCGATGATCGTCATTGGCCTCTTCTATTTGGCGGCCGAGGATGATCTGCGGCGCGCCGCGTCGTATGGCCTGACGGCGCAAACCGGCATCTGCGTGGCGCTGATCGGTTTTGGTTCGCCGCTGGCGATGGCGGCGGCTGAGGGCACGGCGTTCTCCGCGATCTTCGCGTTCGTGGCCTATCAAGCGACGCTCGGCTCGATCGTGGATCGCACAGGCACGGCGCGCATTTCGACGTTCACTGGTCTCTCGCGCGCGATGCCGATCACGTCGTTCTTGTTGCTTGGCGCGGGGCTCGCGGTGTCGGCCGTGCCGGGCTTTGCGCTTTACGCCACGCACGCGGTTGCGCTCGACGCTTTTGCCCAATGGGACACGATTGCGCTCTGGGCGCTCGCGGCTGTCACGCCGGCAATGTTGTTCATCTGCTTGGCGCTGCGACCGATGCTGTCGATCTATCGGCCGTTGCCGCGCCCGTTGCGCATGAGCGAGGCGCCGTTCTCGATGTTGCTGGGCGCGGGATTGGCGACGTTCTTCTGCGCGTCCGTCGGCATGGCGCCGCGTTGGCTCTACGATTTGATGCCAGCGCAATTGACGTTCGAAGCATTCGCGCTTGATCGCGTCGCGCCGCAATTGGAGCTCTTGGGGGTCGCGGGCCTGGCGGCGATCGCGTTCCGCGTTTTTGCGATCGCTCCGCGCGACTTGCCGATCCAGCTCTACGACATCGATGCGCTCTATCGCGGGCCGCTGGCCGGCGCAGGGCGCTGGGGTGGGGTGCTGATGCTGCGCATCTATGGGGCGTGGCAGGATGTGTCGCGCCGGATCGCGCGCGCGGTGGCGAATGCGGCCCAAGCCTGGGTGAGCCGGTGTGATCGGCCGTACGCGGCTTCAATCTCCAGTTTCGTCCAACTCGCCTCGATTGGCGCAGCGTTAGGTCTCATGCTGCTTCTGCACTAG
- a CDS encoding proton-conducting transporter membrane subunit: MTAELALLIALVAPVAQGLLVVALARPPGLRDVAHVTGALVTALAAFYLIGVVADGGTARIVLARPLPQVELAFVVEPLGALMAATLSLLGVLHAAHSAGVVRATHEKAPARLMAFMAFASAATIAIAYSANLFTFFVAYQALILAVFPLVAHRGDDEARKAARDFLATLLTASVGLFLPAMVWTYALAGALEFQTGGMLVGRVDAVTANILLVLYVLGLAMAATPPLHRWLAASSSAPYPALVSIQALAVLPAGAIGLLKITAYVFGPALHEAAIASQALIVLVGAGMCAAALIALSKQDIRERLAYSAMAQVLAVAMGALLALPAGLFAAALQVVAFACASATLMMAAGTTAAVTAREKVADYAGLGRVMPWTFAGFAIASASMIGLPPFAGAWAKLWLITASAGAGLIWAAALAGIAAILTFIHLGPLAANALAARAPTDAFKRPDGASILLAAPVVLGAAATLLLLLFADPLASFLSPIWTPAS; this comes from the coding sequence ATGACCGCCGAACTCGCGCTCCTCATCGCGCTCGTGGCGCCGGTGGCGCAGGGCCTGCTTGTTGTGGCGCTCGCGCGTCCGCCGGGCTTGCGCGACGTCGCGCATGTCACGGGCGCTTTGGTGACGGCGCTCGCTGCATTCTATCTGATTGGCGTTGTCGCCGACGGTGGTACGGCGCGGATTGTGCTGGCGCGACCTTTGCCGCAGGTCGAACTTGCTTTCGTTGTTGAACCGCTCGGCGCGTTGATGGCGGCGACGCTTTCGTTGCTCGGCGTTTTGCATGCAGCGCATTCGGCAGGCGTCGTGCGGGCCACACACGAGAAAGCGCCGGCGCGCTTGATGGCGTTTATGGCGTTTGCGTCGGCGGCGACGATCGCGATCGCGTACTCGGCCAATCTGTTCACGTTCTTCGTGGCGTACCAGGCGCTCATCCTCGCTGTGTTTCCGCTTGTGGCGCATCGTGGCGATGACGAAGCGCGCAAGGCGGCGCGAGATTTCTTGGCGACGTTGCTGACGGCATCCGTGGGCCTGTTCTTGCCGGCGATGGTGTGGACGTACGCACTCGCGGGCGCGCTCGAGTTCCAGACGGGCGGCATGCTTGTCGGGCGCGTCGATGCAGTGACGGCGAACATTTTGCTGGTGCTTTATGTGCTGGGGCTTGCCATGGCGGCGACGCCGCCGCTGCATCGTTGGCTCGCTGCATCGAGCAGCGCGCCATATCCGGCATTAGTGTCGATCCAAGCGTTGGCGGTGTTGCCGGCTGGCGCGATCGGGCTGTTGAAGATTACGGCTTATGTGTTTGGCCCCGCGCTGCATGAAGCCGCGATCGCGTCACAAGCGTTGATTGTGCTGGTGGGCGCCGGCATGTGCGCGGCGGCGCTGATCGCGCTTTCAAAGCAAGATATTCGAGAGCGGCTTGCTTACTCAGCAATGGCGCAGGTGCTTGCTGTGGCGATGGGCGCGTTGCTGGCGCTGCCGGCGGGATTGTTCGCAGCGGCCTTGCAAGTTGTGGCGTTCGCGTGCGCCTCCGCGACATTGATGATGGCGGCTGGCACGACGGCGGCGGTGACGGCGCGCGAGAAGGTGGCGGACTATGCAGGGCTAGGCCGTGTGATGCCCTGGACATTTGCAGGCTTCGCGATTGCCTCCGCGAGCATGATCGGGCTGCCGCCCTTTGCTGGCGCCTGGGCGAAGCTGTGGCTCATCACGGCGTCGGCTGGCGCCGGTTTGATCTGGGCCGCCGCACTCGCCGGGATTGCCGCGATCCTGACCTTCATCCATTTAGGGCCGCTCGCGGCGAATGCGCTTGCAGCGCGCGCGCCGACCGATGCGTTCAAGCGACCGGATGGGGCATCGATTCTGCTGGCTGCACCCGTCGTGCTTGGCGCCGCGGCGACCTTGCTGTTGCTGTTGTTCGCTGACCCGCTCGCTTCGTTCCTTTCGCCGATCTGGACGCCCGCCTCATGA
- a CDS encoding peptide chain release factor 3, producing the protein MSADPATEAARRRTFAIISHPDAGKTTLTETLLLAGGAIHLAGAVAARGQARRTKSDWMKIERERGISVSSSVMMFEHDGMVFNLLDTPGHEDFSEDTYRTLTAADSAIMVLDAAKGIEPQTLKLFEVCRLRDIPITTFINKMDREAQDPFALLDEIHSKLAMDTAPMYWPAASGQRFAGMLDLTTDEFVPFKRLEAGEQGFASQERQKRGSADFLEGVSDDVRVELAETAELARDGLPKFDLQAFREGHLTPVYFGSALRRFGVLELLAGIGAHAPAPAAQKAIAKGVDTDIEPGDDRVTGFVFKIQANMDPKHRDRVGFFRVVSGRFKRGMTLKSAIGKSLNVHNPLMFMAQEREIADEAFPGDVIGIPSHGGLRVGDSLSENGDVSFKGIPNFAPEILKRVRVRDPLKQKHLRKALESLGEEGVTQVFRPVTGGDLVVGAVGQLQFEVLDERMKAEYGLEVMFETSPYQAARWISADSRADLDAFMEKSKMQMAEDVDGSPVFLGKSDWEIGYVLDKNPNIRFATRKERT; encoded by the coding sequence ATGTCCGCCGACCCCGCCACCGAGGCCGCCCGCCGCCGCACTTTCGCGATCATCTCGCACCCCGACGCCGGCAAAACGACGCTCACTGAAACGCTGCTGCTTGCAGGCGGGGCTATCCACTTGGCTGGCGCCGTGGCTGCGCGCGGTCAGGCTCGGCGCACGAAATCAGACTGGATGAAGATCGAGCGCGAGCGCGGCATCTCGGTATCGAGCTCGGTGATGATGTTCGAGCACGATGGCATGGTGTTCAACCTGCTCGACACGCCGGGCCACGAAGACTTTTCGGAAGACACCTATCGCACGCTGACCGCCGCTGACTCCGCGATCATGGTGCTGGACGCGGCGAAGGGCATCGAGCCGCAGACGCTGAAGCTGTTCGAAGTCTGCCGCCTGCGCGACATCCCGATCACAACCTTCATCAACAAGATGGACCGCGAAGCGCAGGATCCGTTCGCGTTGCTGGACGAAATCCACTCCAAGCTCGCGATGGATACGGCGCCGATGTATTGGCCGGCGGCGTCCGGTCAGCGTTTCGCCGGCATGCTCGATCTGACGACCGATGAGTTCGTGCCGTTCAAGCGATTGGAAGCGGGCGAGCAGGGTTTTGCGAGCCAAGAGCGACAAAAACGCGGCAGCGCGGATTTCCTTGAAGGCGTCAGTGACGACGTGCGCGTGGAACTGGCGGAGACAGCGGAGCTGGCGCGCGACGGTCTGCCAAAGTTCGATCTGCAGGCCTTCCGAGAAGGGCATCTGACGCCGGTGTATTTCGGTTCGGCGCTGCGCCGTTTTGGCGTGTTGGAATTGCTCGCCGGCATTGGCGCGCATGCACCGGCGCCTGCGGCGCAGAAGGCTATCGCGAAAGGCGTGGATACCGACATCGAGCCCGGCGACGATCGCGTGACGGGCTTTGTGTTCAAGATCCAAGCGAACATGGACCCGAAGCACCGCGACCGCGTGGGTTTCTTCCGCGTCGTCTCCGGACGCTTCAAGCGCGGCATGACGCTGAAGAGTGCCATCGGCAAATCGCTGAACGTGCACAATCCGCTGATGTTCATGGCGCAAGAGCGCGAAATCGCGGACGAAGCGTTTCCAGGCGATGTGATCGGCATCCCGAGTCATGGCGGCTTGCGCGTGGGGGATTCGCTTTCTGAAAACGGTGACGTGTCGTTCAAAGGCATTCCGAACTTTGCGCCGGAAATCCTAAAGCGGGTGCGCGTACGCGATCCGCTGAAGCAAAAGCATTTGCGCAAGGCGTTGGAGTCGCTGGGCGAAGAGGGCGTGACGCAGGTATTTAGACCTGTCACGGGTGGTGATCTGGTGGTTGGCGCCGTTGGTCAGCTGCAATTCGAAGTGCTCGATGAACGGATGAAGGCCGAATACGGTCTTGAAGTGATGTTCGAGACCTCGCCTTACCAGGCCGCGCGCTGGATCAGTGCGGATAGCCGCGCCGATCTCGATGCGTTCATGGAGAAATCCAAGATGCAGATGGCCGAAGATGTGGACGGCTCGCCGGTGTTTCTGGGCAAGAGCGATTGGGAAATCGGCTACGTGCTCGACAAGAACCCAAATATCCGTTTCGCCACGCGCAAAGAACGGACTTAG
- a CDS encoding sensor histidine kinase, with translation MLLIAPAAALALGRPWAPEAGAAAVLGFALAAFLAGMEVRPELGPFPETLAVVAIALAVGLMALSRQSPAPARAQAMGERIAEVSHELRTPLTHILGFSEMIERQIFGELSTRYVEYAGLIRKSGTHLLGLVNDLLDLSRIDAGRYEIETGDFDVRGVVEDVVRLSIDGAEKKQIQLGMVTPEAPLLVHADARAVRRILINTVGNAIKFTPEGGRVMVVAEARDGALVLDTIDNGPGIPEEDREKLGQAYERGSGGARAEGTGLGLALVRALATLHRGTLSFHDAPGGGALVRVTLPVLRSSGEA, from the coding sequence ATGCTTTTGATCGCGCCTGCGGCGGCTCTGGCCTTGGGGCGGCCCTGGGCGCCTGAGGCGGGGGCGGCGGCGGTTTTGGGCTTTGCCCTGGCGGCGTTCCTGGCCGGCATGGAAGTCCGCCCCGAGCTGGGGCCATTCCCTGAGACCTTGGCCGTGGTCGCGATCGCTCTGGCGGTGGGGTTGATGGCGCTGAGCCGTCAGTCGCCAGCCCCGGCGCGGGCGCAAGCGATGGGCGAGCGGATCGCGGAGGTGTCGCACGAATTGCGCACGCCGCTGACGCACATTCTCGGTTTCTCCGAGATGATCGAGCGCCAGATCTTCGGCGAGCTGAGCACGCGCTACGTCGAGTACGCAGGGCTCATTCGCAAGAGCGGCACACACCTGCTGGGGCTCGTAAACGATCTGCTCGACCTCTCGCGGATCGATGCGGGTCGGTACGAAATTGAGACGGGCGATTTCGACGTGCGCGGCGTGGTCGAAGATGTCGTGCGGCTTTCGATTGACGGCGCGGAGAAGAAGCAAATTCAACTCGGCATGGTGACGCCCGAGGCGCCGCTCTTGGTGCACGCTGATGCGCGCGCGGTGAGGCGCATACTGATCAACACGGTAGGCAATGCGATTAAGTTCACACCGGAGGGCGGGCGCGTGATGGTGGTGGCCGAAGCGCGTGATGGTGCGCTGGTGCTGGACACGATCGATAATGGGCCGGGGATTCCGGAGGAAGATCGCGAGAAGCTTGGGCAGGCTTATGAGCGCGGTTCAGGCGGCGCGCGGGCGGAAGGCACGGGCCTTGGCCTAGCGCTGGTGCGGGCGCTGGCGACTTTGCATCGCGGCACGCTGAGCTTTCACGATGCGCCGGGCGGCGGCGCCTTGGTGCGGGTAACGCTGCCTGTGCTGCGCTCTAGCGGCGAAGCGTAA
- a CDS encoding PAN domain-containing protein yields MRLVSIVAAMAAALTLAAFDAPRAAGAYSSLPTANGEACARMCAADTLCMSWSYAENLCALRANVPQNMSPVSGLSARAPQILRQAVTSAPSEPIPAAPAVLSASPPSPRAAEPVETAMLLLGGPDEKFDTTVRR; encoded by the coding sequence ATGCGCCTTGTATCAATTGTCGCCGCGATGGCGGCCGCCCTCACCCTCGCCGCCTTCGACGCGCCACGCGCGGCGGGCGCCTATTCGTCGCTTCCGACAGCAAATGGCGAAGCCTGCGCCCGCATGTGCGCGGCCGATACGCTCTGTATGTCGTGGTCCTACGCGGAAAATCTCTGCGCGCTCCGCGCCAACGTCCCGCAAAATATGTCGCCTGTTTCGGGCCTAAGCGCCCGCGCGCCGCAGATTCTGCGCCAAGCCGTCACCTCCGCGCCGAGCGAGCCAATTCCGGCTGCGCCTGCCGTCTTGTCCGCTTCGCCGCCATCGCCGCGCGCCGCTGAACCCGTTGAAACGGCAATGCTTCTCCTCGGCGGGCCGGACGAAAAATTCGACACAACTGTCCGACGTTAA
- a CDS encoding DUF1491 family protein gives MDELKTDFWASALIRRAQIGGAFAGVVRKGDTDAGAVMVKVATMDGKARLYGPARNGEGERIWLDLSAGPLGDVEADVDAHIRKRADTDPDLWVIEVEDKHGRHFLQEPVDSKA, from the coding sequence ATGGACGAGCTAAAGACGGACTTTTGGGCCAGCGCGCTCATCCGTCGCGCCCAAATTGGCGGCGCGTTCGCGGGCGTGGTGCGCAAGGGCGACACGGACGCGGGCGCTGTGATGGTCAAAGTGGCGACAATGGACGGTAAAGCGCGGCTCTATGGGCCGGCGCGCAATGGCGAGGGCGAGCGGATTTGGCTCGATCTCTCGGCCGGGCCGCTGGGAGATGTCGAGGCAGACGTGGACGCCCATATCCGCAAGCGCGCCGATACCGATCCGGACCTCTGGGTGATCGAGGTCGAGGACAAGCACGGCCGGCATTTTCTGCAGGAGCCGGTGGATTCTAAGGCCTGA
- a CDS encoding DUF2336 domain-containing protein: MTQSRFAKLIDLAKTPDSNQRRELLREVTDLFFATSDTRTDRESALFDDVMQLVAAEMQDEVLAELSQRFANADDAPTGLMRDLANHSYEIAGPVLRNSKALDEQTLLHVVNYQSQNHIKAVAQREGVSEKISDAIVRFGDDNALDTLIRNDSARISRTSMEAAVDRARKNERLHEGVVRRADMPLDLLNEMYFVVETRLRDQIMERNAKVDPATLDAALAKARERMRTSAADLSAEAKNAMNFIMSKKNAGELNARLLVSLYREAKQMHFLYGLAEITSIDHQTIADLLERKDIDGLAMICRASNIERPLFVTLAVLTCGGDEAMAKAEEFGKMYNSVPVEAAQRALRFFKVRKGADGARAA, from the coding sequence ATGACGCAATCGCGGTTCGCCAAATTGATCGATCTGGCCAAGACGCCGGACAGTAATCAACGTCGCGAGCTTCTGCGCGAGGTCACCGACCTCTTTTTTGCGACCTCGGATACGCGGACGGATCGCGAATCCGCCCTCTTCGACGATGTGATGCAGCTGGTCGCCGCCGAGATGCAGGACGAAGTGCTGGCCGAACTCTCGCAGCGTTTCGCCAACGCCGACGACGCCCCGACCGGTCTCATGCGCGATCTCGCCAACCATTCTTATGAGATTGCAGGGCCGGTTCTGCGCAACAGCAAAGCGCTCGACGAGCAGACGCTTCTGCATGTGGTCAATTATCAGAGCCAGAACCACATCAAAGCCGTCGCCCAACGCGAGGGAGTCAGCGAAAAAATCTCCGACGCGATCGTCCGCTTTGGCGATGACAATGCGCTCGACACGCTCATCCGCAACGACAGCGCCCGCATTTCCCGCACCAGCATGGAAGCAGCCGTTGATCGCGCGCGCAAGAACGAGCGCTTGCATGAAGGCGTCGTGAGACGCGCCGACATGCCGCTCGATCTGCTCAACGAAATGTATTTCGTGGTCGAGACCCGTCTGCGCGATCAAATCATGGAGCGCAACGCCAAGGTCGATCCCGCGACGCTCGATGCGGCCCTTGCCAAAGCGCGCGAGCGTATGCGCACGAGCGCTGCCGATTTGAGCGCCGAAGCCAAGAACGCGATGAACTTCATTATGTCGAAGAAGAACGCCGGCGAGCTCAATGCGCGCCTTTTGGTTTCGCTCTATCGCGAGGCCAAGCAGATGCACTTCCTCTACGGTCTGGCCGAGATCACCAGCATCGACCACCAGACCATCGCCGATCTGCTTGAGCGCAAAGACATCGACGGGCTCGCCATGATCTGCCGCGCCTCGAACATCGAGCGTCCGCTCTTCGTGACCCTCGCGGTGCTGACCTGCGGCGGCGATGAAGCCATGGCCAAGGCCGAGGAATTCGGCAAAATGTATAATTCGGTGCCGGTCGAGGCCGCGCAGCGCGCATTGCGCTTCTTCAAGGTCCGCAAGGGCGCAGACGGCGCGCGCGCCGCCTAA
- a CDS encoding MnhB domain-containing protein has product MKPGAHIMISATARLYAPLIVLFALSLLAVAPSGSGIGFVAGLAAGLALMLHALVFGAAASARAFPPWLSRVFVALGLATASVSVGVPGLAFAPRIVEAGAFLLTQGACALVIVALFGRAPTLRDGEW; this is encoded by the coding sequence GTGAAGCCCGGCGCGCACATCATGATTTCGGCGACGGCGCGTCTCTATGCGCCGTTGATCGTTCTGTTTGCGTTGAGCTTGTTGGCGGTGGCGCCTTCCGGAAGCGGGATTGGCTTTGTCGCGGGGCTGGCTGCTGGTTTGGCGCTGATGCTGCATGCGCTCGTGTTTGGCGCCGCGGCCTCTGCGCGCGCGTTTCCGCCGTGGCTCAGCCGCGTGTTTGTGGCGCTCGGGTTGGCGACGGCAAGCGTGAGTGTTGGCGTTCCGGGTTTGGCGTTCGCGCCGCGCATCGTTGAGGCGGGCGCGTTCCTGCTGACGCAGGGCGCCTGTGCGCTGGTGATCGTCGCGTTGTTTGGTCGGGCGCCGACATTGCGAGACGGCGAATGGTGA
- a CDS encoding MucR family transcriptional regulator, protein MDQQRDLVGMVAEIVSAYVSANQIPAQELPAIIRTVHTALLEVSGAPALAADHALEPAVAVKKSVTPDFIICLEDGKKFKSLKRHLRTRYGMTPDEYRTKWGLPHDYPMVAPNYAKERSTLAKRMGLGTSRKGA, encoded by the coding sequence ATGGATCAGCAACGCGACTTGGTCGGCATGGTCGCCGAGATCGTCTCAGCGTACGTATCCGCCAATCAGATCCCCGCGCAGGAGCTGCCGGCGATCATCCGCACCGTGCATACAGCGCTGCTGGAAGTCTCGGGCGCGCCAGCATTGGCCGCTGACCATGCGCTCGAGCCGGCGGTCGCGGTGAAGAAGTCGGTGACGCCCGATTTCATCATCTGCCTCGAAGACGGCAAGAAATTCAAATCCTTGAAGCGCCATTTGCGCACGCGCTACGGCATGACGCCTGACGAATACCGGACCAAATGGGGTCTGCCGCACGATTATCCGATGGTCGCCCCCAACTACGCCAAGGAGCGCTCGACGCTCGCCAAGCGCATGGGCCTCGGCACCAGCCGCAAAGGCGCGTAA